Proteins co-encoded in one Sediminispirochaeta bajacaliforniensis DSM 16054 genomic window:
- the cobT gene encoding nicotinate-nucleotide--dimethylbenzimidazole phosphoribosyltransferase, which yields MNNEQIRTAARKHLDGLTKPVGSLGKLEDFAVKMAEIQGKVVPESGKMGAFVIAADHGINEAGVSMYPKEVTKQMVANFTQNGAGINVLARHCGFDVFIVDAGIASDIELSQVIGCKVGYGTRNFHETEAMTADQLETCLANGKHLAEKAVADGYKILALGDMGISNTTTAAAMAIAGGLPAESIIDKGTGISSEMLDHKRRVILESVERHAPFSDAKDIMRKVGGFELATMAGFILGLKGKGCACMIDGFPVTAGAYMAWLMDNEVSSYLFAGHKSKVKGHAVMLDAMGLEAIVELDMRLGEGTGAVIGGFLVNLGIKIASEMASFDDAGVSQSTGKEENY from the coding sequence ATGAACAACGAACAAATCAGAACAGCAGCCCGGAAGCACCTTGACGGACTGACCAAACCGGTTGGAAGCCTGGGAAAACTGGAGGACTTTGCCGTCAAAATGGCGGAGATTCAGGGAAAGGTAGTTCCAGAATCGGGAAAAATGGGCGCCTTTGTCATCGCCGCAGACCACGGCATCAATGAAGCAGGGGTTTCCATGTATCCCAAGGAGGTCACCAAGCAGATGGTTGCCAATTTTACCCAAAACGGTGCGGGGATCAACGTACTTGCGCGTCACTGCGGATTCGATGTTTTTATCGTCGATGCAGGAATAGCCTCGGACATCGAGCTTTCCCAGGTGATCGGCTGTAAGGTAGGATACGGAACCCGGAACTTTCACGAAACAGAAGCAATGACTGCCGACCAACTCGAAACCTGTCTTGCGAATGGAAAACATCTGGCGGAAAAAGCGGTTGCCGACGGCTACAAAATCCTCGCCCTCGGTGATATGGGGATCAGTAACACGACGACCGCCGCGGCCATGGCAATTGCCGGAGGGCTGCCTGCCGAATCGATCATCGACAAGGGAACGGGTATCAGCAGCGAAATGCTCGATCACAAACGACGTGTCATCCTCGAATCTGTCGAACGCCACGCCCCTTTTTCCGATGCAAAGGATATCATGCGCAAGGTCGGCGGCTTCGAGTTGGCTACCATGGCAGGCTTTATCCTTGGTCTTAAGGGAAAGGGCTGCGCCTGTATGATCGACGGATTTCCGGTAACAGCCGGGGCCTATATGGCCTGGCTCATGGACAACGAAGTTTCGTCTTACCTCTTCGCCGGCCACAAGTCAAAGGTGAAAGGACACGCGGTGATGCTCGATGCCATGGGTCTCGAGGCGATTGTGGAGCTGGATATGCGGCTGGGAGAAGGGACGGGGGCGGTTATCGGCGGCTTTCTGGTCAATCTTGGTATCAAAATCGCTTCGGAAATGGCATCCTTCGACGATGCTGGAGTCTCCCAAAGTACCGGCAAAGAAGAAAACTACTAA
- a CDS encoding TonB-dependent receptor plug domain-containing protein, whose amino-acid sequence MAMTKQLLPAVLLIAGAFVWPPALSAQQQEETAENAAAETQAEIVEEQTEEAVALPVLNIVVAGTRTEKEQKDSPIQTEVITKDQVEASGSDTLEGVLGEAGLQFAETGMGSHIQMQGMDGERILFLIDGRRVSGRVASNIVANTIAMDNVERIEIIRGPQSALYGSEAIGGVINIITKKPDYELSGDYQVTTRALIPISESSDPAYTSLANKQSGMAHLNLPIGAFANRLTLSAEHAFPYLDDEDQSLYPGATRADAGLDSDIVFSSGGTLAFGSAYSFHRQKENISSGGAFDRIDTQRLNSYIAYDFPTEKKGFFKANLYHNYFQRDKSQYSGILDEWNDSGSEYQHYLSGDLQYTQPLGDQNELTMIGSYGYDRLKKYNIGDYAVHQRHTFSLVLQDEQYKKDHYSLLAGLRSEYSNDYGIFFAPKLSGMYVPRPGIRILPSVGLGYRAPSFLELYLDSAGNIYHKYGNPDLDPERSVSFNIGVDWTRENVTLQFAGYHSELSDEIVYDYTDQADDDGRQVITKENLDRSSRSGFDLSLNWNVLTDLSMTARYGYLFAYDRSAGEELDLVPSHTGGASVHYLLKPLALKAKFSTSVTGPHERSEHTLVTFDVYLEKGLKDNFELFGGVDNITGVQDDFSDLLAGPVIYLGIRGSF is encoded by the coding sequence ATGGCCATGACAAAACAGCTTTTGCCTGCCGTATTGCTCATTGCGGGGGCCTTTGTATGGCCCCCGGCCCTTTCCGCCCAGCAACAGGAGGAAACAGCAGAAAATGCAGCAGCCGAAACACAAGCGGAAATAGTAGAAGAGCAAACAGAGGAAGCAGTTGCACTGCCGGTGCTGAATATCGTGGTGGCGGGAACGCGGACCGAAAAAGAGCAGAAGGATTCGCCGATTCAGACCGAGGTGATCACGAAGGATCAGGTTGAGGCTTCCGGTTCCGATACTCTTGAAGGAGTTCTGGGAGAAGCGGGCCTTCAGTTTGCCGAAACGGGAATGGGAAGCCATATCCAGATGCAGGGTATGGACGGGGAGCGGATTCTTTTTCTCATCGACGGACGGAGGGTAAGCGGCAGGGTTGCATCAAACATCGTGGCGAATACCATTGCCATGGATAACGTAGAACGGATTGAGATCATACGAGGTCCGCAGTCGGCCCTATACGGCTCCGAGGCAATCGGCGGAGTGATCAACATCATCACCAAGAAACCGGACTACGAACTATCGGGGGATTATCAGGTCACGACCCGGGCCCTGATACCGATCTCGGAGAGTTCCGATCCCGCTTACACATCATTGGCGAACAAACAAAGCGGCATGGCCCACCTGAACCTCCCTATCGGGGCCTTCGCCAACCGCCTTACCCTGTCGGCGGAACACGCCTTTCCCTATCTGGACGATGAAGACCAGTCCCTCTATCCGGGCGCCACCAGGGCAGACGCAGGACTTGATTCCGACATCGTTTTTTCATCCGGAGGGACCCTGGCCTTCGGTAGTGCTTACTCCTTTCATCGCCAGAAGGAGAATATCTCCTCGGGAGGGGCCTTCGACCGAATCGATACCCAGAGGCTTAACTCCTACATCGCCTATGACTTCCCCACAGAGAAGAAGGGCTTTTTCAAAGCGAACCTTTATCACAACTATTTTCAGCGGGACAAATCCCAATACAGCGGCATTCTGGACGAGTGGAACGATTCTGGCAGCGAATATCAGCACTATCTAAGCGGGGATCTCCAGTACACCCAGCCGCTTGGAGACCAGAACGAACTGACGATGATCGGTTCCTACGGATACGACAGACTCAAAAAATACAACATCGGAGACTATGCGGTTCACCAACGCCATACCTTTTCTCTGGTATTGCAGGATGAACAGTACAAGAAGGACCACTATTCCCTGCTTGCAGGCTTGCGGAGTGAATACAGCAACGATTACGGCATCTTCTTCGCACCAAAACTATCCGGCATGTATGTGCCTAGGCCCGGGATACGAATCCTACCCTCTGTCGGACTTGGTTACCGTGCGCCCTCATTTCTCGAGCTCTATCTCGATTCCGCAGGCAATATCTATCACAAATACGGCAATCCCGACCTGGATCCGGAAAGATCCGTTTCCTTCAATATCGGTGTGGATTGGACCAGGGAAAACGTAACGCTGCAATTCGCCGGGTATCATAGCGAATTAAGCGACGAAATCGTCTATGACTACACGGACCAGGCCGACGACGACGGACGCCAGGTCATCACCAAGGAAAACCTCGATCGTTCATCGAGAAGCGGTTTCGACCTTTCCTTGAACTGGAATGTGCTAACCGACCTCTCCATGACCGCACGTTATGGGTATCTGTTTGCCTACGACAGAAGCGCAGGTGAAGAGCTCGACCTTGTACCAAGCCATACAGGAGGGGCATCTGTGCACTACCTCCTGAAGCCTCTTGCCTTGAAGGCCAAGTTTTCGACTTCGGTGACAGGCCCCCACGAAAGAAGCGAGCATACCCTCGTTACCTTTGATGTGTATCTCGAAAAGGGCCTTAAGGACAATTTTGAACTATTCGGAGGCGTGGACAATATTACGGGTGTACAAGACGATTTCTCGGACCTTCTTGCAGGGCCGGTCATCTATCTCGGCATCCGCGGCAGCTTCTGA
- a CDS encoding sirohydrochlorin cobaltochelatase has protein sequence MKSKSMRKVACIALALAGILMLAACASTGGEKLTMNTNGKKGILVISFGTSYPETRAVTIDACEQKIAEAFPEYEVRRAFTSHIIIGILDKRDGIHVDAPAEALEKMYKEGFSEVLIQPLHIIPGEEYTDEVLAVARRYSGKFEKIAIGSPILSTTENYWKAVDAVKAQLPSLGQGEAVVLMGHGTEHPANCAYAAFQYMLARKGLPVYVGTVEGYPALDDVIDLLHRGHISKVTLMPFMVVAGDHATNDMAGDEDDSWKSILTKEGFTVDVYLHGLGENSIIQKMYIDNLRSADVINE, from the coding sequence ATGAAAAGCAAAAGCATGAGGAAAGTAGCCTGCATAGCTCTTGCCCTCGCAGGTATCTTGATGCTTGCAGCGTGTGCAAGTACAGGAGGAGAAAAGCTGACAATGAACACAAACGGCAAAAAGGGAATTCTTGTGATAAGCTTTGGTACAAGCTACCCCGAAACACGGGCAGTGACCATCGATGCCTGCGAACAAAAGATTGCCGAGGCCTTCCCCGAATACGAGGTACGACGCGCTTTTACCAGCCACATTATCATTGGTATTCTGGATAAACGGGATGGTATTCATGTCGACGCGCCCGCAGAGGCTTTGGAAAAGATGTACAAAGAAGGCTTTTCGGAGGTGCTCATCCAGCCCCTGCACATCATTCCCGGAGAGGAATACACGGACGAGGTTCTCGCCGTTGCACGCCGCTATTCCGGAAAATTCGAAAAGATAGCGATAGGTTCTCCGATCCTTTCCACCACGGAGAATTATTGGAAAGCGGTCGACGCCGTTAAGGCCCAGTTACCGTCTCTCGGACAGGGAGAGGCTGTGGTACTGATGGGGCATGGGACCGAGCATCCCGCAAACTGTGCCTATGCGGCCTTTCAGTACATGCTCGCGCGAAAGGGTTTACCCGTGTATGTGGGAACCGTGGAAGGGTATCCTGCACTCGATGATGTTATCGATCTGCTGCATCGTGGTCATATCTCAAAGGTGACATTAATGCCTTTCATGGTTGTGGCAGGAGATCATGCAACAAACGATATGGCTGGGGACGAGGACGATTCCTGGAAGAGTATTCTTACCAAAGAAGGCTTTACGGTCGATGTCTACCTCCACGGACTTGGGGAAAACAGCATAATCCAGAAGATGTACATTGATAATCTGCGTAGCGCCGATGTCATAAACGAATAG
- a CDS encoding flavodoxin, whose product MSKIAIFYGSTTGNTKDVAERIQNALGDAELFDIADTSVEKMEEYDAVVVGTSTWGAGDLQDDWEMAVGKLGGVTLAGKKMAFFGLGDQESYSDTFVDGMGQLYDAFAKKDVSCIGQWPTDGYDFEESSAVRDNAFVGLALDEDNQSDLSDGRIASWAEQVKKEL is encoded by the coding sequence ATGAGCAAAATTGCTATATTTTATGGCTCTACGACAGGGAACACAAAGGATGTTGCCGAACGGATACAGAATGCCCTTGGCGATGCGGAACTGTTCGATATTGCCGATACTTCGGTTGAAAAGATGGAAGAGTACGATGCCGTTGTCGTAGGAACCTCTACATGGGGTGCTGGGGATCTGCAGGACGATTGGGAGATGGCCGTTGGAAAGCTTGGAGGGGTGACCCTGGCAGGGAAAAAGATGGCATTTTTTGGGCTCGGCGATCAGGAAAGTTATTCCGATACCTTTGTCGACGGTATGGGACAACTGTATGATGCCTTTGCCAAAAAGGATGTAAGCTGCATCGGCCAGTGGCCGACCGACGGCTATGATTTTGAAGAATCCAGTGCGGTCAGGGACAATGCCTTTGTCGGCCTTGCCCTGGACGAGGATAACCAGTCCGATCTAAGCGATGGGCGTATCGCTTCATGGGCCGAACAGGTTAAAAAGGAGTTGTAA
- a CDS encoding HD-GYP domain-containing protein — protein MATAEDEITLHEMVEVIVTILNARDPYTYEHSWRVAALCEQIAKEMNVPQKWIDTLHIAAHLHDIGKVGIPDFILNKPGKLLPYEYELIKAHSIIGYQIVHKIPILQEIALYIRHHHERWDGKGYPDGLAGKEIPLGARIIAVADTFDAITTHRPYRSPRSLGEAFTEIKAAAGSQLCPETCEVFIGMEKKITQLLGIVEQELKETGRSLKK, from the coding sequence ATGGCAACGGCAGAAGATGAAATCACCCTCCATGAGATGGTGGAAGTCATTGTGACGATTCTAAACGCACGGGATCCCTATACCTACGAACATTCCTGGAGGGTAGCGGCACTATGCGAGCAAATCGCAAAAGAGATGAATGTTCCTCAAAAATGGATAGATACTTTGCATATCGCGGCACATCTTCACGACATAGGAAAGGTGGGCATTCCCGATTTTATTCTAAACAAACCTGGTAAGCTTTTGCCCTATGAGTACGAACTTATCAAGGCTCATTCGATCATAGGGTATCAAATCGTCCACAAGATTCCCATTCTGCAGGAGATTGCACTCTATATCAGACATCATCACGAGCGGTGGGACGGCAAGGGGTACCCCGATGGTCTGGCGGGAAAAGAAATACCCCTCGGGGCAAGAATCATCGCTGTGGCAGATACCTTCGATGCCATCACAACCCATAGACCATATCGCTCCCCTCGGTCATTAGGAGAAGCCTTCACCGAGATAAAAGCAGCGGCAGGAAGCCAGCTTTGTCCCGAAACCTGTGAAGTTTTCATCGGGATGGAGAAAAAGATAACACAACTTCTCGGTATCGTTGAACAAGAGCTAAAGGAAACCGGCAGATCATTAAAAAAATAA
- a CDS encoding DUF2023 family protein: MKVLAHHIYEYKKGLRSLVLHTLDASSEAEAVRRLERNNISYLIRRVNKRKINIFFGNKACVHVVTSFGDKPLNAFTPEEDFILGIMLGYNRTEQCKRYLARKEIFGIEAETARDLSFLPSGSLEKTG, encoded by the coding sequence ATGAAGGTACTTGCTCACCATATCTATGAATACAAAAAGGGGCTTCGCAGCCTGGTTCTGCATACCCTGGATGCCTCATCTGAGGCTGAAGCCGTTCGTCGTCTTGAGCGAAATAATATCAGCTATTTGATCAGAAGGGTGAACAAGCGGAAAATTAATATTTTTTTCGGTAACAAGGCCTGCGTCCATGTTGTAACAAGTTTCGGTGACAAACCTTTGAACGCCTTTACGCCAGAAGAAGATTTCATTTTGGGAATTATGCTTGGCTACAACAGGACCGAGCAGTGTAAGCGCTATCTGGCCAGAAAAGAAATTTTCGGGATAGAGGCTGAAACTGCTCGTGACCTATCATTTCTGCCTTCAGGATCATTGGAGAAAACCGGCTGA
- the feoB gene encoding Fe(2+) transporter permease subunit FeoB, with translation MKRVEGGASVTDFTIALAGNPNCGKTTLFNALTGGNQRIGNWPGVTVEKKEGWLSGSRRKKVVDLPGIYSLNAGSEDEKAARDYLLSGDADLVVNIVDASHLERNLYLTTTILEMGVPVVLFLNMMDLLEKEGSTIDIKELESSLGVPVVAGTATNKKSVAEAVERIAELVGKVHPSKHKPTYPNEVEALISKWEERAGGRWNALALYEGTAPSEIHGLIPEKEILAEREKISSLLKEDAEVILADGRYGFVRGVVTDVFRAQESRRSISERIDNVVLNRFLGIPIFLVVMYLMFWLAISVGSAFIDFFDVLFGTVFVDGFGVLLENIGAPAWVVGFLAGGVGVGIQTVATFVPVVFFMFLALSLLEDSGYMARAAFVMDRLMRALGLPGKAFVPMIVGFGCTVPAILATRTLENKRDRFMTIFMAPFMSCGARLPVYALFGAALFGARAGGIVFSIYIVGVVLAILTGLFLKHSLFRGEPGYFIMELPPYHAPRFKHVMLHTWTRLKVFIARAGKVIVLAVFLLGVLNSLGTDGSFGNEDTENSVLAVTGKAITPVFSPMGIESDNWPATVGLFTGLFAKEAVVGTLNGLYGQMAASENAAIDAAGEEEEPFNLWAGIGESFGALKDGVLGISGGIGSIVGADVISGGDEEAVAEAEEVDISIFALMRRNFTSVSGYAYLLFVLVYFPCLAAFGAAVKEMGIGFGALHGLYLTLTAWAVAVLYYQIAEGGSLLWMIVSAAIMVAQFFMFRVIGNRNRKKAALQSA, from the coding sequence ATGAAACGAGTAGAAGGTGGCGCCTCGGTGACCGATTTCACCATCGCCCTTGCCGGAAACCCGAATTGTGGAAAGACAACACTTTTTAATGCTCTGACCGGTGGAAACCAGCGCATTGGAAACTGGCCGGGCGTTACAGTAGAAAAGAAAGAGGGCTGGCTTTCCGGTAGTAGAAGGAAAAAGGTTGTCGACCTTCCCGGTATTTACAGCCTGAATGCAGGTAGTGAGGATGAAAAAGCCGCACGGGATTATCTGCTTTCCGGGGATGCCGATCTGGTTGTAAATATTGTCGATGCATCTCATTTAGAAAGAAACCTTTATCTAACCACAACGATTTTGGAAATGGGAGTTCCCGTCGTTCTGTTTCTCAATATGATGGATCTTCTTGAAAAAGAGGGAAGCACCATCGATATTAAGGAACTTGAATCCTCCTTAGGGGTCCCTGTTGTTGCCGGTACTGCTACGAACAAGAAAAGTGTAGCCGAAGCAGTTGAGCGAATTGCCGAACTTGTTGGTAAGGTCCATCCTTCTAAGCATAAACCGACCTACCCAAATGAGGTCGAAGCATTGATCTCAAAATGGGAAGAACGAGCCGGGGGGCGCTGGAATGCACTGGCCCTTTATGAAGGCACGGCACCTTCCGAAATCCACGGCCTCATACCGGAAAAAGAGATTCTTGCCGAGCGTGAGAAGATTTCATCTCTCCTGAAAGAGGATGCCGAGGTTATTCTGGCGGATGGCCGGTACGGATTTGTCCGGGGTGTGGTCACTGATGTATTTCGGGCCCAGGAGAGTAGGCGGAGTATTTCCGAGCGGATCGACAATGTAGTTCTGAATCGATTTCTCGGTATCCCGATTTTCCTTGTCGTAATGTATCTGATGTTTTGGCTCGCAATTTCTGTCGGATCGGCATTTATTGATTTCTTCGATGTTCTGTTCGGAACCGTTTTTGTCGACGGTTTTGGGGTGTTGTTGGAAAATATCGGGGCCCCTGCCTGGGTCGTTGGTTTCCTGGCAGGCGGGGTAGGCGTTGGTATCCAGACCGTTGCAACCTTCGTCCCTGTCGTCTTCTTTATGTTTCTTGCATTAAGTCTTCTTGAGGATTCCGGCTATATGGCCAGGGCCGCCTTTGTCATGGACCGTTTAATGCGGGCACTCGGACTTCCCGGTAAGGCCTTTGTCCCGATGATCGTCGGTTTCGGATGTACGGTTCCGGCCATCCTGGCGACCAGGACCCTTGAAAACAAGCGGGACCGCTTCATGACGATCTTCATGGCACCTTTTATGAGCTGTGGGGCCCGTCTTCCGGTATATGCCCTTTTTGGAGCTGCTCTTTTCGGAGCCCGTGCCGGAGGTATCGTTTTCTCGATCTACATCGTAGGTGTTGTGCTCGCCATCCTGACCGGGCTCTTTCTAAAACATTCACTCTTTCGTGGTGAACCCGGATATTTCATCATGGAATTGCCTCCTTATCATGCACCTCGGTTTAAGCATGTCATGTTACACACTTGGACGCGATTAAAGGTCTTCATTGCCAGGGCCGGAAAGGTTATCGTTCTTGCGGTATTTCTCTTGGGTGTCCTCAATAGTCTTGGCACCGACGGTAGTTTCGGAAATGAAGATACCGAGAATTCGGTTCTTGCCGTTACCGGAAAGGCAATCACTCCCGTTTTCTCACCCATGGGAATCGAGAGCGACAACTGGCCTGCAACCGTTGGACTTTTTACCGGCCTTTTTGCAAAAGAAGCGGTCGTCGGGACTCTGAACGGGCTTTACGGCCAGATGGCCGCCAGCGAGAATGCAGCGATCGATGCAGCGGGTGAAGAGGAAGAACCCTTTAACCTATGGGCCGGTATCGGCGAATCCTTTGGCGCCTTAAAGGACGGGGTTCTTGGTATTTCCGGTGGAATAGGTTCCATAGTCGGTGCCGATGTTATCAGTGGTGGAGATGAAGAAGCGGTTGCTGAAGCCGAAGAGGTGGATATCTCGATTTTTGCACTCATGCGAAGGAATTTCACTTCCGTATCGGGATATGCATACCTGCTCTTTGTGCTGGTCTATTTCCCCTGCCTTGCCGCATTCGGTGCTGCTGTAAAGGAGATGGGAATAGGATTCGGCGCTCTTCATGGACTTTATCTTACCCTGACCGCCTGGGCTGTGGCGGTACTTTATTATCAGATTGCCGAAGGCGGAAGCCTCTTGTGGATGATTGTCTCGGCCGCAATCATGGTCGCTCAGTTCTTTATGTTCAGGGTGATCGGCAACCGCAATCGGAAGAAGGCAGCTCTCCAGTCTGCCTAA
- a CDS encoding FeoA family protein — protein sequence MGQLKDFRVGDNGTVVGFVPGSAQWKSRLLAMGMTVGTAFQVERVAPLGDPVEITVRGSRITLRKGEAEALLVERRVS from the coding sequence ATGGGGCAGCTCAAGGATTTTCGAGTCGGCGATAATGGAACCGTTGTCGGATTTGTTCCCGGTTCTGCACAATGGAAAAGTCGGCTTCTTGCGATGGGAATGACCGTAGGAACGGCATTCCAGGTGGAGCGTGTGGCACCACTGGGGGATCCCGTGGAAATAACGGTTCGGGGCAGCCGGATCACACTTAGGAAAGGCGAAGCAGAAGCGCTTCTTGTTGAAAGGAGAGTATCATGA
- a CDS encoding FeoA family protein has product MHNTFAMKFGLDRGRRHMFHGHGHRNHHCQEMGSVVLSGVDAGNSVRVVCLFGGQDAKRKLLDMGLVPGELLRVIRNDSDGPLLLQVQGSRIMIGRGLAEKIRVVAA; this is encoded by the coding sequence ATGCACAATACCTTTGCAATGAAATTTGGGCTTGATAGAGGCCGGCGGCATATGTTTCACGGACATGGTCACAGAAACCACCACTGTCAGGAGATGGGCTCTGTGGTATTGAGTGGTGTGGATGCCGGAAACTCTGTGCGTGTGGTATGCCTTTTCGGAGGTCAGGATGCCAAACGCAAACTCCTCGATATGGGGCTTGTGCCCGGCGAACTCCTTCGCGTTATCCGAAACGACAGCGACGGCCCTCTTTTATTGCAGGTTCAGGGAAGTCGTATCATGATCGGGCGGGGACTTGCGGAAAAAATCCGTGTTGTTGCGGCATGA
- the metE gene encoding 5-methyltetrahydropteroyltriglutamate--homocysteine S-methyltransferase: protein MIYKTLVTGFPRIGENRELKRALEHYWSKTASLQELRTTAVELRKRHWLFQKRQNIDFISSNDFSYYDNMLDTIVMLNAVPERFSGIEDETERYFAMARGTAGASAMTMSKWFDTNYHYIVPELSGTLDFRLCPGKILTEYAEAKKLGVKTKINVIGPITFMGLSRASKGENPFGYANRIILLYKEFLARCAELDDTLYIQMEEPYLVKNPTEEVLALLKAAYQDLASVSSNIRIIVTSYFEHSNEATKILAETPIWGLGLDFVHGTQNIQGLKYAKDKTIFAGVVDGRNIWRNDLGASLFLLGKIADIVGKEQVVVSTSCSLLHVPYSLRNEAESDRKQYLAFCCEKVEELSLLGSAFHGEVVSDSDKIGMETARNRPLGTQYDGPADSAFGEQKVRAGDFAERNALQRKRFHLPKLPTTTIGSFPQTLELRSLRRDFKKGVISEEAYEQGIKAYIDDCIAFQEEIGLDVLVHGEPERNDMVEYFGEMLEGFHFTDNGWVQSYGSRCVKPPIIYGDISRPKPMTVRWISYAQRRSRKPVKGMLTGPVTILNWSFVREDIPRPLVARQIAAALCDEVADLQAAGIAIIQVDEAAFREGYPLRRENVSAYERWAVDSFRLAVSSAAKETQIHTHMCYSDFTDIIKTIEAMDADVITIETARGGNRLLDVFEREGYHNEIGPGVYDIHSPRIPSEEEFEKQILSRLEVLDGKRMWINPDCGLKTRSWEEVRPALQHMVSATRTVRLALERNESPLA from the coding sequence ATGATCTACAAAACTCTGGTTACCGGTTTCCCTCGGATTGGGGAAAACAGAGAGCTGAAAAGGGCCCTCGAACACTATTGGTCGAAAACTGCTTCGCTTCAGGAGCTCCGCACAACGGCTGTTGAGTTGCGAAAACGGCATTGGCTGTTCCAAAAAAGACAAAACATCGACTTTATCAGCTCAAATGATTTTAGCTATTACGACAATATGCTTGACACCATTGTGATGCTGAATGCCGTTCCCGAGCGCTTTTCCGGTATCGAGGATGAGACCGAGCGTTATTTTGCCATGGCGAGGGGGACGGCTGGAGCTTCGGCCATGACCATGTCCAAATGGTTTGATACAAACTATCACTATATCGTTCCTGAGCTTTCCGGGACGCTTGATTTTCGCCTTTGTCCCGGCAAAATCTTGACTGAGTATGCCGAAGCAAAAAAGCTCGGGGTAAAAACAAAAATAAATGTGATAGGCCCCATTACCTTTATGGGCCTATCGCGGGCTTCCAAAGGTGAAAACCCTTTCGGCTATGCGAATCGCATTATACTGCTTTACAAAGAATTTTTGGCAAGGTGTGCGGAGCTGGATGATACCCTTTATATTCAGATGGAAGAACCTTATCTTGTGAAGAATCCGACTGAGGAGGTGCTTGCTCTGCTTAAAGCGGCATATCAGGACTTGGCTTCCGTCAGCTCCAATATTCGGATTATCGTGACAAGCTACTTTGAGCACTCGAACGAGGCAACGAAAATTCTTGCCGAAACCCCTATCTGGGGGCTGGGCCTTGATTTCGTTCACGGCACCCAAAATATTCAGGGCCTGAAGTATGCAAAGGATAAGACAATCTTTGCCGGTGTTGTCGACGGGCGCAATATTTGGAGGAATGATCTTGGTGCCTCTCTTTTTCTCCTTGGGAAAATCGCAGATATAGTCGGCAAGGAACAGGTCGTCGTTTCCACGAGTTGCTCTCTCCTTCATGTTCCCTATTCGCTCCGTAACGAGGCAGAAAGCGATAGAAAACAGTATCTTGCTTTCTGCTGTGAGAAGGTCGAGGAGTTGTCTTTGCTCGGTAGCGCCTTCCATGGTGAGGTCGTATCGGATTCGGATAAGATAGGTATGGAAACGGCCAGGAACCGACCCCTCGGCACACAATACGATGGTCCGGCCGATTCCGCGTTCGGAGAGCAAAAGGTGCGTGCCGGTGATTTTGCCGAGCGAAACGCCCTTCAGCGAAAGAGATTTCATTTGCCGAAACTTCCGACGACGACAATCGGCAGCTTTCCTCAGACTCTGGAATTAAGAAGCCTGAGACGGGATTTCAAAAAAGGTGTCATATCGGAAGAGGCGTATGAACAGGGTATAAAGGCCTATATTGATGACTGTATTGCGTTTCAGGAGGAAATTGGCCTTGATGTTCTGGTTCATGGGGAGCCCGAGCGAAACGATATGGTTGAATATTTCGGCGAAATGCTTGAAGGCTTCCATTTTACCGACAACGGATGGGTGCAGAGCTATGGGAGCCGCTGTGTAAAACCGCCTATTATATATGGCGATATCAGCCGACCGAAGCCCATGACTGTGCGATGGATCAGCTATGCCCAGAGGCGAAGCAGAAAGCCTGTCAAAGGGATGCTGACCGGGCCTGTGACGATCCTCAACTGGTCTTTTGTTCGGGAAGATATCCCCCGCCCCCTTGTGGCACGACAGATTGCGGCTGCCTTATGTGATGAAGTGGCGGATCTTCAGGCTGCCGGGATCGCGATCATCCAGGTCGATGAGGCTGCTTTTCGCGAAGGATATCCCCTGCGCAGGGAGAATGTTTCCGCATATGAGCGGTGGGCGGTCGATAGTTTCCGTTTGGCTGTTTCTTCTGCGGCTAAAGAAACCCAAATCCATACACATATGTGCTACAGCGATTTTACCGACATTATAAAAACGATTGAGGCCATGGATGCCGATGTCATAACGATTGAAACGGCCAGGGGCGGCAATCGGCTCTTGGATGTGTTTGAACGGGAAGGCTACCACAATGAAATCGGTCCAGGTGTGTACGATATCCACTCCCCCCGCATCCCTTCGGAAGAAGAGTTTGAGAAGCAGATTCTTTCCCGTCTCGAGGTCCTTGATGGGAAACGCATGTGGATCAATCCCGACTGTGGGCTGAAAACACGAAGCTGGGAAGAGGTTCGTCCCGCACTACAGCACATGGTATCCGCTACCCGAACCGTCAGGCTCGCCCTGGAACGGAATGAGTCTCCTTTGGCATAG